The Natronobacterium texcoconense genome includes the window GAAGCCGTTCGTCGAGTTCGTCGGCCAGCGCCTCTCTGCCGAACTCCTCGACAACCCGCTGGGCGCGTTCGGTTCCCGGAAGCACGTGGCCGTTGACGTACCGGTTGAGATCGCCAGCGGGGAGGTCGGTCGTCTCCTCGAGTTCCTCGTAGGTTCGCGTCTCCTTGAGCATCCGCAAGACGTCCACGGCCCGCAACTGGAGGGCCGCTTTCTCGGCTCTGTTCATACAGATATGCACGATTCCGCAAGTATGGGTATTTCGATCGTTCTACGCCAGCCGGTACCCACACACGTGGTTGTTACAGACGAGAACGACGCTCCAATCGTCTGCCAAGTTCGACCGGCGAAAACAGATGCGAGGCTATCCCTGCAGGAAGTCCGGCTCCGTCCGCTGCTCGTCGCGCTCACGCCGGAGGTGCTGCTTGAACTCGTCGATCTCGACGTCGTACTCCTGGTCCTCGAAGCGGTCGCGGACCGAGATGTTGCCGTCCTCTTCCTCGTTGTCGCCGACGATGATCTGGTAGGGGACGCGGTCGTCGTGGGCCGCACGGATCTTGCGCTCGAGGGTACTGTCGCGGTCGTCGACCTCGACGCGGAACTCGTCGAACTCGCTTGCGACCTGGTAGGCGTAGCCGAGGTTCTCGTCGGAGATCGGCAGGACACGGACCTGCTCGGGGGCCAGCCACAGCGGGAATCGGCCCTCGTAGTGCTCGATGAGCATCATGAAGAACCGCTCGTAGCTACCGTACAGCGCGCGGTGGATCATGACCGGGCGATGTTCCTCGTTGTCCTCGCCGACGTAGGAGAGATCGAACCGCTCGGGCATGTTGAAGTCCAGTTGCACGGTGGGGCCGTCCCACGAGCGGCCGATGGCGTCCTCGAACGCGAAGTCGATCTTCGGACCGTAGAACGCGCCGTCACCCTCCTCGATCTCGTAGTCGTGATCGCGGTCGTCGAGGACGCTCTCGAGTTGTGACTCGGCTTTCTCCCAGATTTCGTCGCTCCCGACGGACTTCTCGGGTCGCGTCGCCAGGGCCATCTCGTACTCGAGGTCGAACGTCTCGAGGACGTCCGTGATCATGTCCATGATCTCCTCGACTTCCTGTTCGATCTGGTCGGGTCGGATGAACAGGTGGCCGTCGTCGATCGTGAAGGCCCAGACTCGCGAGAGACCGGAGAGTTCGCCGCGCTGTTCCTTGCGGTAGACCTTCCCGTTCTCGGCGTAGCGGATCGGAAGGTCGCGGTAGCTCCAGGATTGGTCCTGGAAGATGGCGGCGTGGCCGGGACAGTTCATCGGCTTCAGGCCGAACTCGTCGTCGCCGACGTCGAAGATGAACATGTCGTCGGCGTAGTTCTCGTAGTGGCCCGAACGGTGCCAGAGATCCGTCTTGAAGACGTGCGGCGTCTCGACGTAGTCGTAGCCCGCGTCCTGGTTGAGGTCCTCGACGAAGTCTTCGAGTTCTTTCAGCACCGTCTTCCCCGGCGGGTGATAGAGCGGGAGTCCCGGCCCCGTCACGTCCTGGATCGAGAAGAGGTTCATCTCCGACCCGATCTTCCGGTGATCGCGCTCCTCGGCCTCCCGACGACGTTCGAGGAACGCCTCGAGATCGTCCTCGTCTTCGAACGCCGTCCCGTAGATGCGGGTCTGCATCGTGTTCTCCTCGTCGCCACGCCAGTAGGCGCCGGCGATCTCGAGCAGTTCTACAGCGCCGATCTCGCCCGTCGACTCGACGTGGGGGCCGGCACAGAGGTCCTCCCACTCGCCCTGTTTGTAGAACGTGACGGTGTCGTTCTCGTCGGCGAACTCCGCGAGCAGTTCGAGCTTGTAGGGTTCGTCCGCGAGACGCTCCTCTGCTTCCTCGATCGAGAGCTCCTCGCGTTCGATCTCGTAGTCTTCCTCGACGATTGCCTCGATTTCGGCCTCGAGGTCCGCGAGGTCGTCTTCGTCGACGTCTAAGTTGTCGAAGTCGTAGTAGAACCCGTCGTCCGTCGGCGGGCCGATAGCGAGTTTGACCTCGTCTTCGTCGAACAGGCGTTCGACCGCCTGGGCGAGACAGTGCGAGGCCGAGTGGCGCATCACGCGCAGGTAGTCCTCGCCGCCGTCGTCGGTGACGATCTCGAGTTCCGCGCCGTCGTAGACCGGCTCTTCCTTGGCGACGAGGTCGCCGTCGATCCGTCCGGCGACCGTGTCACGTCCGAGTCCGGGGCCGATCTCGTACGCGCAGTCTTCGACCGTCGCGTCGGCGTCGACCTCGAGTTCGGATCCGTCTGGCAGTACGACCGCGATCTGTTCCTGTGAGTTTGATTCTGACATGGCTATAGCTGGTCGGTGAACTTCGACGAGAAGTTCGGTCGGTGGTCCGCGTGCCGCTCGCTGTGGTACGTTTCGAACACAGCCAGCGGTAGGTGTGAGTTAGAAGCGGGCGAAAGCCCCTGTAAAGCGGACACCTACCATCGTGGATACGCGTAGTCTCGAGTAGGTTAAAAGCGTTGTGATGACGTGCCCCCCTGGGAAGCTGAAACCACAGTTTGGCCGTAGAGAAGACACTTATCGGGTCCGACTCGAGTACCCAGAAATGAAACGTCGAACGCTGCTCGCCGGCACGGGGGCAGGACTCACCGCTGCCGTCGGCGGCTGTCTGGGAAGTGTGAGGGGTGGACGTCGGTACGAACAGTGTACGGAACCGTTCGTTCCCCTCTCGGAACTGCCCGACCGGGCCCGAAGCGAAGTCGAGATCGCCCTCGAAGACGGGAGCTACAGCACCGTCCGTACCCTCGCCTATCCCGACCTCGTCGGTGACGACTCGCTACTGTGGGCCGAATCGAACAATCGGTATTACGAACACCGACTCGAGAACGCACTCCTGAACGTCAGAGAGACGCTGACCTTCGAACCGGTAACGCCGGAACGTGAGTCGCCGGCCGAACTCAAACTGAGCAACCAGACCGAGGAGACCCTCGAGGTGGACGTCACGATCTCGAGTCAAGACAGAGAGACGCTCGTCGACGAAGAGAAGAGCGTCGAACCGGCCGAAGGGATCGACGCCGTCGAGTCGATCGCCAGCAGCGAATACGCCGGGGATCAGGAGGCGGCGGAAGGGCTGCCCGGAGTCGCCTTCCCCGCAGCGATGCGAGACTACGAGATATCGATCGCCGTCGAGAAAGGCGAGTCGCTGCTCGAGAAAACCGACGTCGTGAGCGTCGATCCGTGGCTGCTGTACTACTGGGTGCAGATAACGAAAGACGGCGTCCTGATGGGAAAAGTCGGCGAGAATCACGGACTCTTCTCGGAGTACCTCGACAGCAAAATGGGACTACACTGGGCGTGTCACCAGCCTCCCGGAGGGTGGCCGACCTCGAGCTGACGGATAGCTGCTCGAGTGGTCGACTCCTCGGAGAGTGGATCCGTTCTCCATCCGTACAGTAAAGTTGTTACTCTTTCAGAAGGCCCCGCAACTGGGCGACGTAGGGCTGTGTTCCCA containing:
- the thrS gene encoding threonine--tRNA ligase codes for the protein MSESNSQEQIAVVLPDGSELEVDADATVEDCAYEIGPGLGRDTVAGRIDGDLVAKEEPVYDGAELEIVTDDGGEDYLRVMRHSASHCLAQAVERLFDEDEVKLAIGPPTDDGFYYDFDNLDVDEDDLADLEAEIEAIVEEDYEIEREELSIEEAEERLADEPYKLELLAEFADENDTVTFYKQGEWEDLCAGPHVESTGEIGAVELLEIAGAYWRGDEENTMQTRIYGTAFEDEDDLEAFLERRREAEERDHRKIGSEMNLFSIQDVTGPGLPLYHPPGKTVLKELEDFVEDLNQDAGYDYVETPHVFKTDLWHRSGHYENYADDMFIFDVGDDEFGLKPMNCPGHAAIFQDQSWSYRDLPIRYAENGKVYRKEQRGELSGLSRVWAFTIDDGHLFIRPDQIEQEVEEIMDMITDVLETFDLEYEMALATRPEKSVGSDEIWEKAESQLESVLDDRDHDYEIEEGDGAFYGPKIDFAFEDAIGRSWDGPTVQLDFNMPERFDLSYVGEDNEEHRPVMIHRALYGSYERFFMMLIEHYEGRFPLWLAPEQVRVLPISDENLGYAYQVASEFDEFRVEVDDRDSTLERKIRAAHDDRVPYQIIVGDNEEEDGNISVRDRFEDQEYDVEIDEFKQHLRRERDEQRTEPDFLQG